One region of Polyodon spathula isolate WHYD16114869_AA chromosome 25, ASM1765450v1, whole genome shotgun sequence genomic DNA includes:
- the LOC121299642 gene encoding tubulin alpha-1C chain-like isoform X2, whose translation MRECISIHVGQAGVQIGNACWELYCLEHGIQPDGNMPGDQTAGGSDDSFSTFFCDTGSGRHVPRAVFVDLEPPVIDEIRTGPYRQLFHPEQLITGKEDAANNYARGHYTVGKEIIDLVLERVRKLSDQCTGLQGFLIFHSFGGGTGSGFTSLLMERLSVDYGKKSKLEFAIYPAPQISTAVVEPYNSILTTHTTLEHSDCAFMVDNEAIYDICRRNLDIERPSYNNLNRLIGQIVSSITASLRFDGALNVDLTEFQTNLVPYPRIHFPLVTYAPIISAEKAYHEQLSVSEITNACFEPANQMVKCDPRHGKYMACCMLYRGDVVPKDVNVAIAAIKTRRSIQFVDWCPTGFKVGINYQPPTVVPGADLAKVQRAVCMLSNTTAIAEAWARLNHKFDLMYAKRAFVHWYVGEGMEEGEFSEAREDLAALEKDYEEVGADSTEGDEDGDEY comes from the exons ATG CGCGAGTGCATCTCAATCCACGTCGGTCAAGCGGGTGTACAGATTGGCAATGCATGCTGGGAACTGTATTGCCTGGAGCATGGCATTCAACCAGATGGCAATATGCCGGGGGACCAGACCGCGGGCGGCAGCGACGACTCGTTTAGCACTTTCTTCTGTGACACGGGCTCAGGGAGGCACGTGCCTCGCGCCGTGTTTGTCGACCTGGAGCCCCCCGTCATTG atgagaTCAGGACGGGACCCTACAGGCAGCTTTTCCACCCGGAACAGCTGATCACCGGCAAAGAGGATGCTGCTAACAACTATGCCAGGGGCCATTACACTGTGGGAAAAGAGATTATAGATCTGGTGTTGGAGCGAGTCAGGAAACTG TCTGACCAGTGCACTGGGCTGCAGGGCTTCCTGATCTTCCACAGCTTCGGAGGTGGAACCGGTTCTGGTTTCACCTCCCTGCTGATGGAACGCCTGTCTGTGGACTACGGCAAGAAGTCCAAGCTGGAGTTCGCCATCTACCCGGCCCCCCAGATCTCCACGGCTGTGGTGGAGCCCTACAACTCCATCCTGACCACCCACACCACCCTGGAGCACTCGGACTGCGCCTTCATGGTGGACAACGAGGCCATCTACGACATCTGCAGACGCAACCTGGACATCGAGCGGCCGTCCTATAACAACCTCAACCGGCTGATCGGGCAGATCGTCTCGTCCATCACCGCCTCCCTGCGCTTCGACGGGGCCCTCAACGTGGATCTCACAGAGTTCCAGACCAACCTGGTGCCGTACCCCCGCATCCACTTCCCCCTGGTCACCTACGCCCCCATCATCTCGGCCGAGAAGGCGTACCACGAGCAGCTGTCCGTGTCCGAGATCACCAACGCCTGCTTCGAGCCCGCCAACCAGATGGTGAAGTGTGACCCGCGCCATGGCAAGTACATGGCCTGCTGCATGCTGTACCGCGGCGACGTGGTGCCCAAAGACGTCAACGTGGCCATCGCAGCCATCAAGACCAGGAGAAGCATCCAGTTTGTGGACTGGTGCCccactggattcaag GTCGGAATCAACTACCAGCCCCCCACCGTGGTCCCAGGGGCAGACCTGGCCAAGGTGCAGAGGGCTGTGTGCATGCTGAGCAACACCACGGCCATCGCCGAGGCCTGGGCCCGGCTGAACCACAAGTTCGACCTGATGTACGCCAAGCGGGCCTTCGTGCACTGGTACGTGGGGGAGGGCATGGAGGAGGGGGAGTTCTCCGAGGCCCGGGAGGACCTGGCAGCGCTGGAGAAGGACTACGAGGAGGTGGGAGCAGACTCCACCGAGGGAGATGAAGACGGAGACGAGtactga
- the LOC121299642 gene encoding tubulin alpha-8 chain-like isoform X1, with protein MRECISIHVGQAGVQMGNACWELFCMEHGVQPDGVIPSDNEKAGFPGDSLHTFFSAGSSGRHVPRAIFVDLEPTVVDEIRTGPYRQLFHPEQLITGKEDAANNYARGHYTVGKEIIDLVLERVRKLSDQCTGLQGFLIFHSFGGGTGSGFTSLLMERLSVDYGKKSKLEFAIYPAPQISTAVVEPYNSILTTHTTLEHSDCAFMVDNEAIYDICRRNLDIERPSYNNLNRLIGQIVSSITASLRFDGALNVDLTEFQTNLVPYPRIHFPLVTYAPIISAEKAYHEQLSVSEITNACFEPANQMVKCDPRHGKYMACCMLYRGDVVPKDVNVAIAAIKTRRSIQFVDWCPTGFKVGINYQPPTVVPGADLAKVQRAVCMLSNTTAIAEAWARLNHKFDLMYAKRAFVHWYVGEGMEEGEFSEAREDLAALEKDYEEVGADSTEGDEDGDEY; from the exons ATG CGCGAGTGCATCTCCATCCACGTGGGCCAGGCAGGAGTCCAGATGGGCAATGCCTGCTGGGAGCTCTTTTGCATGGAGCATGGGGTGCAGCCAGACGGGGTGATTCCGTCGGATAACGAGAAAGCCGGCTTCCCTGGAGACTCCCTGCATACCTTTTTCAGCGCGGGCAGTTCGGGCCGGCATGTCCCAAGAGCTATATTCGTGGACCTAGAGCCCACCGTGGTCG atgagaTCAGGACGGGACCCTACAGGCAGCTTTTCCACCCGGAACAGCTGATCACCGGCAAAGAGGATGCTGCTAACAACTATGCCAGGGGCCATTACACTGTGGGAAAAGAGATTATAGATCTGGTGTTGGAGCGAGTCAGGAAACTG TCTGACCAGTGCACTGGGCTGCAGGGCTTCCTGATCTTCCACAGCTTCGGAGGTGGAACCGGTTCTGGTTTCACCTCCCTGCTGATGGAACGCCTGTCTGTGGACTACGGCAAGAAGTCCAAGCTGGAGTTCGCCATCTACCCGGCCCCCCAGATCTCCACGGCTGTGGTGGAGCCCTACAACTCCATCCTGACCACCCACACCACCCTGGAGCACTCGGACTGCGCCTTCATGGTGGACAACGAGGCCATCTACGACATCTGCAGACGCAACCTGGACATCGAGCGGCCGTCCTATAACAACCTCAACCGGCTGATCGGGCAGATCGTCTCGTCCATCACCGCCTCCCTGCGCTTCGACGGGGCCCTCAACGTGGATCTCACAGAGTTCCAGACCAACCTGGTGCCGTACCCCCGCATCCACTTCCCCCTGGTCACCTACGCCCCCATCATCTCGGCCGAGAAGGCGTACCACGAGCAGCTGTCCGTGTCCGAGATCACCAACGCCTGCTTCGAGCCCGCCAACCAGATGGTGAAGTGTGACCCGCGCCATGGCAAGTACATGGCCTGCTGCATGCTGTACCGCGGCGACGTGGTGCCCAAAGACGTCAACGTGGCCATCGCAGCCATCAAGACCAGGAGAAGCATCCAGTTTGTGGACTGGTGCCccactggattcaag GTCGGAATCAACTACCAGCCCCCCACCGTGGTCCCAGGGGCAGACCTGGCCAAGGTGCAGAGGGCTGTGTGCATGCTGAGCAACACCACGGCCATCGCCGAGGCCTGGGCCCGGCTGAACCACAAGTTCGACCTGATGTACGCCAAGCGGGCCTTCGTGCACTGGTACGTGGGGGAGGGCATGGAGGAGGGGGAGTTCTCCGAGGCCCGGGAGGACCTGGCAGCGCTGGAGAAGGACTACGAGGAGGTGGGAGCAGACTCCACCGAGGGAGATGAAGACGGAGACGAGtactga
- the LOC121300347 gene encoding kelch-like protein 12, translating to MAPKDIMTNSHAKTILNAMNSLRKSNTLCDITLKVESLDFPAHRIVLAACSDYFCAMFTSELSEKGKPFVDIQGLTAATMEILLDFVYTETVHVTVENVQELLPAACLLQLKGVKQACCEFLESQLDPSNCLGIRDFAETHNCVDLMQAAEVFSQKNFPDVVQHEEFMLLSQEEVEKLLKCDEIQVDSEEPVFEAVVNWVKHCEKEREPFLSDMLQYVRMPLLTPRYITDVIDSEPLIRCSLQCRDLVDEAKKFHLRPELRSQMQGPRTRARLGANEVLLVIGGFGSQQSPIDIVEKYDPKTQAWSFLPSITRKRRYVATVSLNDRVYVIGGYDGRSRLSSVECLDYTADEDGVWYSVAPMNVRRGLAGATTLGDMIYVAGGFDGSRRHTSMERYDPNIDQWSMLGDMQTAREGAGLVVANGLIYCLGGYDGLNILSSVERYDPHTGHWTSVTPMATKRSGAGVALLNDHVYVVGGFDGTAHLASVESYNIRADMWTTVTSMTTPRCYVGATVLRGRLYAIAGYDGNSLLNSIECYDPVIDSWEVVTSMGTQRCDAGVCVLREK from the exons ATGGCCCCTAAAGACATCATGACCAACTCGCACGCCAAGACCATCCTGAACGCCATGAACTCCTTGAGGAAGAGCAACACGCTGTGCGACATCACTCTGAAAGTGGAGAGCCTGGACTTCCCGGCTCACCGCATCGTCCTGGCCGCTTGCAGTGACTATTTCTGTGCCATGTTCACCAGTGAG CTTTCAGAAAAGGGGAAACCTTTCGTTGATATCCAAGGCCTTACTGCTGCCACAATGGAAATCCTGCTGGATTTCGTATATACAGAGACTGTGCACGTCACTGTGGAGAATGTGCAAGAGCTGCTGCCTGCAGCGTGTTTGTTACAGCTGAAAG GTGTGAAGCAGGCGTGCTGTGAATTCTTAGAGAGCCAGCTAGACCCCTCGAACTGCCTTGGGATCCGCGACTTCGCGGAAACGCACAACTGCGTGGATCTCATGCAGGCTGCCGAGGTGTTCAGCCAGAAGAACTTCCCGGATGTGGTGCAGCACGAGGAATTCATGCTGCTGAGCCAGGAAGAAGTGGAAAAACTCCTCAAGTGTGATGAGATTCAG GTGGACTCTGAAGAGCCTGTGTTTGAAGCGGTGGTGAACTGGGTGAAGCACTGTGAGAAGGAGAGGGAGCCGTTCCTCTCGGACATGCTGCAGTACGTCCGCATGCCGCTCCTCACCCCGAGATACATCACTGACGTCATCGACTCCGAG CCATTGATTCGATGCAGCCTGCAGTGCAGAGACCTCGTGGACGAAGCCAAGAAGTTCCACCTGAGGCCTGAGCTGAGGAGCCAGATGCAGGGGCCGAGGACCAGAGCTCGTCTGG GAGCTAATGAAGTCCTGCTGGTGATCGGAGGCTTCGGCAGTCAGCAGTCCCCTATTGACATTGTAGAAAAATACGACCCCAAAACGCAGGCGTGGAGTTTTCTGCCT agcATCACACGCAAGAGGAGGTACGTCGCCACCGTGTCCCTGAACGACCGCGTGTACGTTATCGGGGGGTATGACGGGCGCTCTCGTCTCAGCTCGGTGGAGTGCCTCGATTACACCGCGGACGAGGACGGCGTGTGGTATTCCGTGGCTCCCATGAACGTGCGGAGAGGCCTGGCTGGAGCCACCACGCTCGGAG ATATGATCTATGTGGCAGGGGGGTTTGATGGAAGCCGGCGGCACACCAGTATGGAGAGATATGACCCCAATATAGACCAGTGGAGCATGCTAGGGGATATGCAGACTGCCAGAGAAGGAGCCGGCCTTGTTGTAGCCAATGGACTTATCTACTGTCTTG GTGGGTATGATGGGCTGAATATTTTAAGCTCAGTAGAGAGGTACGACCCCCACACAGGACACTGGACAAGCGTCACACCGATGGCTACCAAGCGGTCAG gggccggagtggcattgctgaacgACCACGTCTACGTTGTCGGTGGGTTTGATGGAACAGCTCACCTGGCCTCGGTAGAATCCTATAACATCCGCGCTGACATGTGGACGACAGTCACCAGCATGACCACGCCACGGTGCTACGTGGGTGCGACTGTGCTGCGAGGGAGGCTCTATGCAATCGCAGG ATATGATGGGAACTCCCTCCTCAACAGCATCGAATGCTACGATCCTGTTATCGACAGCTGGGAAGTGGTGACGTCAATGGGAACCCAGCGCTGTGACGCTGGAGTCTGTGTGCTTCGGGAGAAGTGA
- the LOC121299997 gene encoding NADH-cytochrome b5 reductase 3 — MGFSSATTGVLVVAGVLVLSTLGYFVGTLILGKKKKSPLTLADPTVKYQLRLIDKEVISHDTRRFRFALPTPKHILGLPVGKHVYLSARIDGNLVVRPYTPVSSDDDKGFVDLVVKVYFKNVHPKFPEGGKMSQYLESLQVGDVVDFRGPGGLLEYMGKGNFAIQPDKKTPAEIKTARSVGLIAGGTGITPMLQLVRAIMKDPSDQTTCYLLFANQTEKDILLRDELEELQARHPDRFKLWLTVDRAPEGWEYSQGFVSADMIQEHLPPPASDTLVLMCGPPPMIQFACTPNLDKLGYRQGHRFAY; from the exons ACGACAGGAGTGCTGGTGGTCGCTGGGGTCCTGGTTCTCTCCACTTTGGGCTACTTTGTGGGGACCCTGATCCTGGGCAAGAAGAAGAAGAGCCCGCTGACCCTGGCCGACCCGACCGTGAAATACCAGCTGCGGCTCATCGACAAGGAG GTGATCAGCCACGACACCCGGAGGTTTCGCTTCGCCTTGCCCACTCCGAAACAcatcctggggttgcctgttg GAAAGCATGTGTATCTCTCTGCGCGGATTGATGGGAACCTCGTTGTCCGGCCGTACACCCCTGTGTCCAGTGACGATGACAAGGGCTTTGTGGACCTCGTGGTGAAG GTCTACTTCAAGAACGTGCACCCCAAGTTCCCTGAGGGAGGCAAGATGTCGCAGTACCTGGAGAGTCTGCAGGTCGGAGACGTGGTGGATTTCAGAGGGCCTGGGGGACTGCTGGAGTACATGGGGAAGG GGAACTTTGCTATCCAGCCCGACAAGAAGACTCCAGCCGAGATTAAGACAGCCAGATCTGTGGGGCTGATCGCTGGAGGGACAG GAATCACCCCGATGTTGCAGCTGGTCCGTGCTATCATGAAGGACCCCAGTGATCAGACCACATGCTACTTGCTGTTTGCCAACCAG ACTGAAAAGGACATTCTGCTTCGTGACGAGCTGGAAGAGTTACAAGCCAGGCACCCCGACCGTTTCAAACTGTGGCTCACTGTGGACCGGGCCCCTGAAG GCTGGGAGTACAGTCAGGGCTTTGTGAGCGCCGACATGATCCAGGAGCACCTGCCCCCTCCAGCCAGCGACACCCTGGTCCTGATGTGCGGCCCCCCTCCCATGATCCAGTTCGCATGCACCCCCAACCTGGACAAGCTGGGGTACCGCCAGGGGCATCGCTTTGCCTACTAG
- the rabif gene encoding guanine nucleotide exchange factor MSS4: MEGAALIEVDRSGLVSEDGKNTKTVLCQRCGSKVLCPGMALFAEKELFLPAMKKKTTPGSCGEGSVSGEQLKDHWLVDDMYTFENVGFTKDVGNIKYLICADCEVGPIGWHCLDDKKSFYVALDRVKHE, encoded by the exons ATGGAAGGCGCGGCACTAATCGAAGTGGACCGGTCCGGGCTGGTATCCGAGGACGGGAAGAATACGAAAACGGTGCTGTGCCAAAGATGTGGGTCCAAGGTGCTATGCCCGGGCATGGCTTTGTTTGCGGAGAAAGAG CTGTTCCTCCCCGCGATGAAGAAGAAGACCACACCGGGCAGCTGTGGCGAGGGCTCTGTGTCTGGAGAGCAGCTGAAGGATCACTGGCTGGTGGACGACATGTACACCTTCGAGAACGTGGGCTTCACCAAGGACGTGGGCAACATCAAATACCTGATCTGTGCGGACTGCGAGGTGGGGCCCATCGGCTGGCACTGCCTGGACGACAAGAAGAGCTTCTACGTGGCTCTGGATCGAGTGAAGCACGAGTGA
- the adipor1a gene encoding adiponectin receptor protein 1a — MSSRKDPVQEEECRISNVCRKQDVELTELGPLLDEKEDAQASAVSADGGEGPSGATACPEEEDDEDEEGVGILTLPLQAHHAMEKMEEFVYKVWEGRWRVIPFHVLPDWLKDNDYLLHGHRPPMPSFRACFRSTFRLHTETVNIWTHLVGLILFLALGILTMFRPNMYFMAPLQEKVVFGMFFLGAVLCLSFSWLFHTVYCHSEKVSRTFSKLDYSGIALLIMGSFVPWLYYSFYCSPQPRLIYLSVVCVLGIAAIIVSQWDRFSIPKHRPTRAGVFVGLGLSGIVPTMHFTIAEGFVKAATVGQMGWFFLMAAMYITGAGLYAARIPERFFPGKCDIWFQSHQIFHVLVVAAAFIHFYGVSNLQEFRYGLEGGCTDDSLL, encoded by the exons ATGAGTTCTCGGAAGGATCCGGTGCAGGAGGAGGAGTGCAGGATATCCAATGTGTGCCGGAAGCAGGATGTGGAGCTGACAGAGCTGGGGCCGCTGCTGGATGAGAAGGAAGATGCTCAGGCCAGTGCAGTCTCCGCTGAT GGGGGAGAGGGGCCATCGGGGGCCACAGCCTGCCccgaggaggaggatgatgaagaCGAGGAAGGAGTGGGCATCCTCACCCTTCCTCTGCAAGCTCACCATGCCATGGAAAAAATGGAAGAGTTTGTATACAAG GTTTGGGAAGGGCGCTGGAGGGTGATCCCCTTCCACGTGCTGCCTGACTGGCTGAAGGACAACGACTATCTCCTGCACGGGCACCGTCCCCCCATGCCGTCTTTCAGGGCTTGCTTCCGGAGCACCTTCAGGCTCCACACGGAGACCGTCAACATCTGGACTCACCTAGTGG GGCTCATTCTCTTCCTGGCTCTGGGCATTCTCACCATGTTCCGGCCCAACATGTACTTCATGGCCCCCCTGCAGGAGAAGGTGGTGTTCGGGATGTTCTTCCTGGGGGCTGTGCTCTGCCTCAGCTTCTCCTGGCTCTTCCACACCGTCTACTGCCACTCGGAGAAGGTCTCCCGCACCTTCTCCAA GCTGGATTACTCGGGCATCGCTCTGCTGATCATGGGCAGCTTCGTCCCCTGGCTGTATTACTCCTTCTACTGCTCGCCCCAGCCTCGCCTCATCTACCTGTCGGTCGTGTGTGTGCTGGGCATCGCTGCCATCATCGTGTCCCAGTGGGACCGCTTCTCCATCCCCAAGCACAGGCCCACACGAGCAG GTGTGTTCGTGGGCCTGGGGCTGAGCGGCATCGTACCCACAATGCACTTCACCATCGCCGAGGGCTTTGTCAAGGCCGCCACAGTGGGGCAGATGGGCTGGTTCTTCCTCATGGCTGCCATGTACATCACGGGCGCCGGGTTGTACGCTGCCCGCATCCCGGAGCGCTTCTTCCCTGGCAAATGCGACATCTGG TTTCAGTCTCATCAGATCTTCCACGTGCTGGTGGTGGCTGCAGCCTTCATCCACTTCTACGGAGTGTCGAACCTGCAGGAGTTCCGCTATGGCCTGGAGGGGGGGTGCACTGACGACTCGCTGCTTTGA